A genomic segment from Legionella quinlivanii encodes:
- the nadA gene encoding quinolinate synthase NadA: MFGYSSIYQPEKSIMRITNDMSICQSDYPLDWYQEDFIPYAEEYQALADRKLTTVLAWMKPYMQKAEAHFGERLLLLAHYYMGGDIVRLVEQFGGQIGDSYQLALMAAQNPQKSVIIESAVHFMAESISILANDNQHVYITNPKSGCTMEMLAKDFMVEPAFLDLNERYGAENILPVCYMNTSGRVKAMTGAQGGAVCTSSNVKKIFQWARAQNKKILFIPDQHMGENVAYWLGIKNLAYWPGGTAGAQYSLEAQDKATLDTFDKAELILFSSQCAVHTHYQAYMCDYWHSQHYATVVHPECRNEVVRAAQQAGSTAFIWDYVVNDRAGTKRYAIGTENHMVENVKQHCKNLGIQVVNLAEAPKPDDAKGIGCGCATMSRNDPPHLIGLVDLLRQGKEMAYNEVKAGDVVNEFTGLRQRLQLNDQQWVIDNAKKALRKMIEITEA, from the coding sequence ATGTTCGGTTATTCATCCATTTACCAACCTGAAAAAAGTATTATGCGCATCACTAATGACATGAGTATCTGTCAAAGTGATTATCCGCTGGACTGGTATCAGGAAGATTTCATTCCCTATGCAGAAGAGTATCAGGCATTAGCTGATCGCAAGCTTACTACTGTACTTGCCTGGATGAAGCCATATATGCAAAAAGCAGAGGCCCATTTTGGCGAACGCCTGTTGCTTTTAGCGCATTATTATATGGGCGGAGATATTGTCAGACTGGTAGAGCAGTTCGGCGGCCAGATTGGGGATTCCTATCAACTGGCATTAATGGCAGCGCAAAATCCACAGAAGTCAGTTATTATTGAGTCTGCCGTGCATTTTATGGCGGAGTCAATAAGTATTCTCGCCAATGACAATCAACATGTTTATATCACCAACCCTAAATCGGGTTGTACTATGGAAATGCTGGCTAAAGACTTTATGGTGGAGCCTGCCTTTCTGGATCTTAATGAACGTTATGGGGCTGAGAATATTTTACCCGTTTGTTATATGAATACCTCCGGCCGGGTGAAAGCCATGACTGGTGCTCAGGGAGGTGCGGTGTGTACCAGTTCAAACGTAAAAAAAATCTTCCAATGGGCTCGCGCTCAAAATAAGAAGATCCTGTTCATACCTGATCAGCATATGGGTGAAAACGTTGCCTACTGGCTGGGAATAAAAAATCTTGCTTATTGGCCAGGCGGAACGGCCGGTGCCCAATACTCTTTAGAAGCCCAGGATAAGGCAACACTCGATACTTTTGATAAAGCCGAGTTAATACTATTTTCCAGCCAATGCGCAGTTCATACCCACTATCAGGCTTATATGTGTGATTACTGGCACTCGCAACACTATGCCACAGTGGTGCACCCTGAATGCCGAAACGAAGTGGTTCGCGCCGCCCAGCAGGCTGGCTCTACAGCATTCATTTGGGACTACGTAGTCAATGATCGTGCTGGCACCAAACGTTATGCCATCGGTACTGAAAACCATATGGTAGAAAATGTCAAACAACATTGTAAAAACCTTGGTATTCAGGTAGTAAATCTCGCCGAAGCACCTAAACCTGATGATGCCAAAGGCATTGGCTGCGGCTGCGCAACTATGTCGAGAAATGATCCTCCTCATTTGATTGGGCTTGTTGATTTGCTAAGACAAGGCAAAGAAATGGCATACAATGAAGTGAAAGCCGGGGACGTAGTCAACGAGTTTACTGGCTTACGTCAGCGCCTGCAGCTGAATGACCAGCAATGGGTTATTGATAATGCTAAAAAAGCATTGAGAAAGATGATCGAGATTACCGAAGCTTAA
- a CDS encoding glycosyltransferase family 2 protein, with the protein MKQPINLSVIIPVYNEEDNVEVLFHELVNVLEKDDYCFEVIFVDDGSNDETVSRLLKLAAEDERLQLVRHRVNCGQSAALVSGAKAARYEFLVTLDGDGQNDPNDIPALCGFIEDHKTVVLGNRKRRDDNLIRRISSRIGNGVRQTILRDSCPDTGCSLKLFPKSAFLNLPHFNHLHRYLPALFLRAGYRLVNVPVNHRPRRHGVSKYGVMNRLFVGIYDLVGVRWLLKRPCSPEVINNEL; encoded by the coding sequence TTGAAACAACCTATTAATTTATCAGTAATTATACCTGTATATAATGAAGAGGATAATGTTGAAGTACTTTTTCATGAACTAGTGAATGTTTTGGAAAAAGATGATTATTGCTTTGAGGTCATTTTTGTTGATGACGGCAGCAATGATGAGACTGTCAGCCGTTTGTTAAAGCTGGCTGCAGAGGATGAGCGGTTGCAACTCGTACGACACAGGGTTAACTGTGGTCAGAGTGCTGCTCTGGTTAGCGGGGCAAAGGCAGCGCGCTATGAATTTTTAGTGACGCTTGATGGCGACGGCCAAAATGATCCTAATGATATTCCTGCCCTTTGCGGCTTTATTGAGGACCACAAAACAGTGGTGCTTGGAAATCGAAAACGACGAGATGATAACCTGATTCGCCGCATTTCTTCCCGTATAGGTAATGGTGTGCGTCAGACTATTTTGCGTGATAGTTGCCCTGACACAGGCTGCAGTCTGAAACTGTTTCCCAAAAGTGCATTTTTAAATTTGCCTCATTTTAATCATTTACATCGCTATTTACCGGCATTATTTTTAAGGGCTGGATACAGGCTCGTGAATGTGCCTGTGAACCACCGCCCGAGAAGGCATGGTGTATCAAAATATGGGGTCATGAACCGATTATTTGTTGGTATTTACGATCTGGTGGGGGTGCGTTGGCTGTTGAAGAGACCCTGTTCGCCGGAGGTTATCAATAATGAGCTCTGA
- the purB gene encoding adenylosuccinate lyase, whose amino-acid sequence MSLTSLTAVSPLDGRYQKKTSILSPYFSEFALIYYRLIVEVRWLEALAANPDIPEVKPLSEDDKHFLEQVLGNFNEEEAEKVKTIEKKTNHDVKAIEYYLKEKLTDHPRLSAAAGFIHFACTSEDINNLSYALMIKEALAQVIQPTLAEIIGGITLLGKQHGDAAMLSRTHGQPATPTTLGKELVNFVARLKRPQQQLAEVLIPAKCNGAVGNYNAHVAAYPEVDWRKHCASFVSSLGLSFSAYTTQIEPHDGIAEVCHIMVRINNILLDYTQDIWTYISLNYFTQKTIADEVGSSTMPHKVNPIDFENAEGNLGLANALFEHFADKLTKSRLQRDLSDSTVLRNLGAGFAYTLIAYQAIAKGNDKLQINKSALKEDLEDNWEVLAEAVQTVMRRYQIPDAYEQLKDLTRGQGIDAGSLQQFIKKLEIPEAAKTRLLAMSPESYTGLAAQLVKAFS is encoded by the coding sequence ATGAGCTTAACTTCTTTAACTGCCGTCTCTCCGCTTGACGGCCGCTACCAAAAAAAAACCAGCATACTAAGCCCCTATTTTAGCGAGTTTGCACTCATTTATTATCGTCTGATCGTTGAAGTTCGCTGGCTGGAAGCTTTGGCCGCTAATCCGGATATTCCGGAGGTGAAGCCTTTGTCAGAAGACGACAAACACTTTCTGGAGCAAGTTCTTGGCAATTTTAATGAGGAAGAAGCTGAGAAAGTTAAGACCATAGAGAAAAAAACCAATCACGATGTCAAGGCAATTGAATATTATCTAAAGGAAAAGCTGACTGACCATCCTCGTTTGAGCGCCGCAGCCGGTTTCATTCATTTTGCCTGCACCTCGGAAGATATTAACAACCTTTCCTATGCCCTGATGATAAAAGAAGCATTAGCTCAGGTTATTCAGCCTACTTTGGCAGAAATTATTGGCGGGATCACCCTGCTGGGGAAGCAACATGGTGATGCGGCGATGTTATCCCGGACCCACGGACAGCCTGCAACTCCGACAACCTTAGGCAAAGAACTGGTTAACTTTGTGGCACGTCTTAAAAGACCTCAACAGCAGCTTGCCGAAGTGTTGATTCCTGCCAAATGCAATGGCGCGGTTGGTAACTATAACGCGCATGTCGCGGCGTACCCGGAAGTAGACTGGCGTAAACATTGCGCTTCCTTTGTCAGCTCACTGGGTTTGTCTTTCAGTGCTTACACCACTCAGATTGAACCGCATGACGGCATCGCCGAAGTCTGTCATATTATGGTGCGAATCAATAATATTCTGCTCGACTATACGCAGGATATCTGGACTTATATTTCATTAAACTATTTTACCCAGAAAACAATTGCTGACGAAGTCGGTTCCTCCACCATGCCGCACAAAGTGAATCCCATTGATTTTGAGAACGCCGAAGGCAATCTGGGATTAGCCAATGCCCTGTTTGAGCATTTTGCGGATAAATTAACGAAATCCCGTCTGCAGCGCGACCTTTCCGACTCTACTGTGCTAAGAAATCTCGGTGCAGGATTTGCCTATACGCTCATCGCCTATCAGGCAATTGCCAAAGGCAATGATAAACTGCAGATCAATAAATCTGCATTGAAAGAAGACCTCGAAGATAACTGGGAAGTTCTTGCCGAAGCGGTTCAGACTGTCATGCGGCGCTATCAGATTCCAGATGCTTATGAACAATTAAAAGACTTGACTCGGGGTCAGGGAATTGACGCAGGCAGTCTGCAACAATTCATTAAAAAGCTGGAGATACCCGAAGCAGCAAAAACCAGACTATTAGCCATGTCACCCGAGAGTTACACTGGCTTGGCCGCGCAATTGGTGAAAGCATTTTCATGA
- a CDS encoding lipid-A-disaccharide synthase N-terminal domain-containing protein → MSSESIWLCVGLVGQGIFSARFFVQWLISEKEKRSVIPVAFWYLSLLGGITLLMYSIYKKDPVFILGQSTGVFIYLRNLYLIQRERVARQLKTTG, encoded by the coding sequence ATGAGCTCTGAGTCAATCTGGCTATGTGTGGGATTAGTCGGGCAAGGCATTTTTTCTGCCCGATTTTTTGTTCAATGGCTAATAAGTGAAAAAGAAAAGCGAAGTGTTATTCCGGTCGCTTTCTGGTATTTAAGCTTATTAGGCGGTATCACATTATTAATGTATTCAATTTATAAAAAAGATCCAGTGTTCATCCTGGGCCAGTCCACCGGTGTATTTATTTATTTAAGAAACCTATATTTAATCCAACGGGAAAGAGTGGCACGGCAACTTAAAACGACGGGGTAA
- the nadB gene encoding L-aspartate oxidase has translation MEESLSQQGTSREFDVIVIGTGIAGLHYCLQVLKLQPRLRIALISKAELGECNSRYAQGGIAAAFTEEDSLEAHIGDTILAGDGLCYEPAVEFIIRQAPSIIEELLGYSVPFTRTDTGYNLAQEGGHSFRRIFNAGDQTGLVIVQALLSQIAELKQITVFEHHIAVNLITHYHPHRTDIQGEVLGAYILDCKANLIHTFLAPCVILATGGAGKTYRYTTNPMVATGDGVAMAYRAGARVGNMEFYQFHPTLLHHHSLNNFLISEAVRGEGAILINPESGERFMKKYAPEAMELATRDVVARAIFSEIEQGQQGFVHLDITHESRAFLKKRFPQIFSTLQTIGIDMSQDMIPVVPAAHYQCGGVLTDVDGRTDLKRLYAVGEVAFTGLHGANRLASNSLLEALAMASNAARCTLKDISTPNKLSQDIPNWSSPGAVNPRRASQINAHWRGLRGEMTSYAGIVRTEAGLEDLLQLILKRKKIIEEYYWKHCITRDFIELRNIVLNAELIVRAALCRRESRGGHYREDFPDKNLHAQESIARLTSPQNPFF, from the coding sequence ATCGAAGAATCATTATCACAACAAGGGACCTCTCGGGAATTTGATGTCATTGTCATTGGAACGGGGATTGCGGGCTTACATTATTGTCTGCAGGTCCTTAAATTACAGCCTCGTCTTCGCATTGCTTTAATCAGTAAGGCAGAGCTGGGTGAATGTAACAGTCGTTATGCCCAGGGAGGTATTGCCGCCGCATTTACGGAAGAAGATTCACTGGAAGCTCATATTGGAGATACTATTCTGGCAGGGGATGGCTTATGCTATGAACCTGCTGTTGAATTTATCATTCGACAAGCCCCCTCTATTATTGAAGAGCTGCTTGGTTATTCAGTTCCCTTTACCCGTACGGATACTGGTTATAACCTGGCTCAGGAAGGCGGGCACTCCTTTCGCCGTATATTTAATGCCGGTGATCAAACCGGGCTGGTTATCGTGCAAGCCCTTCTGAGCCAGATCGCAGAGTTGAAACAAATCACGGTATTTGAACATCATATCGCGGTTAATCTTATCACTCATTATCACCCGCATCGAACGGATATTCAGGGGGAAGTGCTGGGCGCTTACATTCTCGACTGCAAGGCAAATCTAATCCACACATTTCTTGCTCCCTGCGTCATTCTGGCAACGGGTGGAGCAGGCAAAACCTATCGATATACCACCAATCCAATGGTGGCGACCGGAGATGGCGTGGCCATGGCATACCGGGCTGGAGCACGTGTAGGAAATATGGAGTTTTATCAGTTTCACCCTACCCTTTTGCATCATCATAGCCTGAATAATTTTTTAATCTCGGAAGCCGTACGCGGTGAAGGTGCGATCCTGATTAATCCGGAATCCGGCGAGCGGTTCATGAAGAAATATGCGCCAGAAGCGATGGAACTGGCAACACGCGATGTGGTGGCCCGTGCAATTTTTAGTGAAATTGAACAAGGGCAACAGGGATTTGTGCATCTGGATATTACTCATGAATCACGTGCCTTTCTTAAAAAACGTTTTCCTCAAATCTTTTCCACTCTTCAAACGATTGGGATTGATATGAGCCAGGATATGATTCCAGTTGTTCCCGCTGCTCATTATCAATGCGGGGGGGTATTAACAGACGTTGACGGCAGAACAGACCTGAAACGATTGTATGCGGTGGGTGAAGTAGCATTCACCGGCTTGCACGGTGCCAACAGGCTTGCCAGCAACTCGCTTCTGGAAGCACTGGCAATGGCGAGTAATGCTGCTCGCTGTACATTAAAAGACATTTCCACTCCCAATAAGTTGTCCCAGGATATCCCTAACTGGTCGTCTCCGGGAGCCGTCAATCCGAGAAGAGCGAGTCAAATTAATGCCCATTGGCGCGGTTTGCGCGGCGAAATGACTTCCTATGCCGGAATCGTAAGAACCGAGGCTGGTCTTGAAGATTTACTACAATTAATATTGAAGAGAAAGAAAATTATTGAGGAGTATTACTGGAAGCATTGTATCACCAGAGATTTCATTGAACTGAGAAATATTGTTCTGAATGCTGAACTTATCGTCAGAGCAGCACTTTGTCGAAGGGAGTCTCGGGGAGGCCATTATCGCGAAGACTTCCCTGATAAAAATCTCCATGCCCAGGAAAGTATTGCTCGATTAACATCGCCGCAAAACCCATTTTTTTAA
- a CDS encoding phosphatase PAP2 family protein produces the protein MMSPCNKIMSFFVKPWVMVLAVSLIAFCFFFVDKPLTEFFFDIDLRHNYKFLELFTKLGAGFFYFSAFILGIFIFRYIRVNTDWEAKCWFLLLCVLIPSSICGFLKVVLGRARPSMLLEGQYFGFYGFQTHSPFWSFPSGHTTTIMSVAAGLSLLYPRSSSYVLTVGFLVAVSRIILNHHYLSDVLAATYLVFIELAALLWVLRKQKWLESAWKNPQCSRYGCSNRTISSQ, from the coding sequence ATGATGTCTCCGTGTAACAAAATAATGTCTTTTTTTGTCAAACCCTGGGTTATGGTGTTAGCAGTAAGTTTGATTGCCTTTTGCTTTTTCTTTGTAGATAAACCGCTAACAGAATTTTTCTTTGATATTGATCTGCGTCATAATTACAAATTTCTGGAGCTATTCACCAAACTGGGGGCGGGTTTCTTTTATTTTTCAGCTTTTATATTAGGAATATTCATTTTTAGATATATTAGGGTCAATACAGACTGGGAAGCGAAATGCTGGTTTCTATTGCTGTGTGTATTAATACCCAGCTCAATTTGCGGGTTTCTGAAAGTAGTATTAGGACGTGCCAGGCCCAGCATGCTGCTCGAAGGTCAATACTTTGGCTTTTATGGTTTTCAAACACATTCCCCCTTCTGGTCATTTCCCTCTGGTCATACGACCACTATAATGTCGGTTGCTGCCGGTTTAAGTCTTTTATACCCACGTTCCAGCTCTTATGTGCTGACTGTGGGATTTTTAGTCGCTGTTTCGAGAATTATATTAAACCACCATTACTTAAGCGACGTGTTGGCTGCCACTTATCTGGTGTTTATAGAACTTGCCGCATTGCTCTGGGTTTTACGCAAACAGAAATGGTTGGAGTCTGCCTGGAAAAATCCCCAGTGCAGTAGGTATGGATGCAGCAACAGGACGATAAGTAGTCAGTAA
- a CDS encoding NAD(P)-dependent oxidoreductase gives MNILADASLPNLKSAFPAPFNLTVYEDQSHIPHLLAGQEILLCRAALKVNESLFRKHRVKYVATASSGTDHIDSGLLAQLGIELLDAKGCNAQAVADYVVCSIAWLRKHRKFSGKNAVVIGAGMVGSKVSRRLKMLGFEVLNYDPLKSASDTGFKSCGYQELFDADLISIHANLHTIDPYPSFHLLDEPFFNAFNPQGIIINAARGHIVNEQSLLKRPGLIYCTDVYSNEPAVNPEIIKMATVCTPHIAGHSIEAKLRAVQILSCKLHALYNLPLSPFPESQVFMDEPAAETWEELALALYNPEPETAALKQAVDLQTAFLQLRKAHPPRHDFDHYQMATGKLAELQRIAGVGNE, from the coding sequence ATGAACATATTAGCCGATGCATCACTCCCCAATTTGAAGAGCGCTTTCCCAGCACCTTTTAATCTGACTGTTTATGAAGATCAAAGCCATATTCCCCATTTGCTGGCAGGACAGGAAATCCTGCTTTGTCGTGCCGCATTGAAAGTCAATGAATCTCTTTTTAGAAAGCATCGGGTTAAATATGTGGCCACGGCCAGTAGTGGCACCGATCATATTGATAGCGGCTTGCTGGCCCAGCTTGGGATTGAATTGCTGGATGCAAAGGGTTGTAATGCTCAAGCGGTTGCGGATTATGTAGTATGCAGTATTGCCTGGTTAAGAAAGCATAGAAAATTTAGCGGTAAGAATGCGGTGGTGATTGGTGCCGGTATGGTGGGTTCAAAAGTCAGCCGCCGTTTGAAAATGTTGGGTTTTGAGGTATTAAATTACGATCCTCTAAAATCGGCTTCTGATACCGGCTTTAAAAGCTGCGGCTATCAAGAGTTATTTGATGCCGATCTGATAAGCATTCATGCGAATTTACATACGATTGATCCCTATCCCAGTTTCCACCTTCTGGATGAGCCATTTTTTAATGCATTCAATCCGCAAGGAATTATTATAAATGCCGCCAGAGGACATATCGTTAATGAACAATCTCTTTTAAAACGACCAGGGCTAATTTATTGCACCGATGTATACAGTAATGAACCCGCGGTAAATCCCGAGATTATTAAAATGGCTACAGTTTGTACCCCACACATCGCCGGCCATAGTATCGAAGCAAAATTGCGGGCGGTACAAATACTCAGTTGCAAATTACATGCATTGTATAATCTTCCTTTAAGCCCTTTTCCTGAAAGTCAGGTATTTATGGATGAACCGGCAGCAGAGACCTGGGAGGAGCTGGCCTTAGCCCTGTATAACCCCGAGCCGGAAACTGCTGCGCTTAAACAAGCAGTAGATCTTCAGACGGCTTTTTTGCAATTGCGCAAAGCCCATCCGCCAAGGCATGATTTTGATCATTATCAAATGGCTACCGGTAAACTTGCTGAACTACAGCGAATTGCTGGTGTGGGAAACGAATAA
- a CDS encoding IS4 family transposase: MHIKRFLHNLLSSTIHGKRFNTLNLFINALLREKKLSLTQLGRALKNKAQEKNNIKRCDRFLGNKNLHGERFSIYQKTAHRLIGTNSRPIILVDWSHVPNTTHYLLRASLVAKGRALSVYEEVFPRQYENSDKAHHLFLQNLKQVLPETSLPILVTDAGFYNSWFRLVLKQGWDYVGRIRGNICYRLDTHTYWEYYCDSKEKATEQGQSLGWGIVSKTDPIETFLYLIKLSGKKRTRFNKYKKKAQSKKDKVYSKSANEPWLLASSLNNTETSFNPFSIYFKRMQIEQNFRDLKSSQYGFSFEHAYSKSIERIQVLLMIAMLATLIAYLTGFVAENKRWHLSFQANTSQKKRVLSLFYLGCRIIQRKFKHRIDYDKAVEALQIEILVAGREL, encoded by the coding sequence ATGCACATAAAGCGATTTTTACACAATTTGCTATCAAGTACTATCCATGGAAAACGATTTAATACTCTTAATTTATTTATCAATGCCTTACTCAGGGAAAAAAAGCTGTCGTTAACTCAGTTGGGGCGAGCATTAAAAAATAAGGCTCAAGAAAAGAATAATATTAAACGCTGTGATCGTTTTTTAGGGAATAAAAACCTGCATGGAGAGCGATTCTCGATATACCAAAAAACAGCCCATAGGTTAATTGGAACAAATAGTCGTCCTATTATCCTGGTAGATTGGAGCCATGTTCCTAATACAACGCATTACTTGCTTAGAGCCTCATTAGTCGCTAAAGGCCGTGCGTTATCAGTCTATGAAGAGGTATTTCCTCGCCAATATGAAAATAGTGACAAAGCGCATCACTTATTTTTACAGAATTTAAAGCAAGTTCTGCCTGAGACAAGTCTCCCGATATTAGTTACGGATGCTGGTTTTTATAATTCATGGTTTCGGTTGGTGTTAAAACAAGGTTGGGACTATGTTGGCCGTATCCGGGGTAATATATGTTATCGATTGGATACCCATACTTACTGGGAATATTATTGTGATTCAAAGGAAAAGGCGACCGAACAAGGACAATCTCTGGGGTGGGGCATTGTCTCTAAAACAGACCCAATAGAAACATTTCTTTATTTAATAAAGCTATCCGGAAAAAAACGTACACGTTTTAATAAGTACAAAAAGAAAGCGCAAAGCAAGAAAGACAAGGTGTATTCAAAATCAGCCAATGAACCTTGGCTTTTAGCAAGTTCATTAAACAATACAGAAACATCGTTTAACCCTTTTTCAATCTATTTCAAACGCATGCAAATAGAGCAGAATTTTCGAGATTTGAAGTCATCTCAATATGGCTTTAGCTTTGAACATGCTTACTCAAAATCAATAGAGCGAATTCAAGTGTTACTAATGATTGCTATGTTGGCTACTTTAATTGCTTATTTAACCGGCTTCGTTGCTGAAAACAAGCGATGGCATCTCTCTTTTCAAGCCAACACATCCCAAAAAAAACGAGTGCTTTCTTTGTTCTATCTCGGCTGTCGAATCATACAAAGGAAATTTAAACATAGAATTGATTATGATAAAGCCGTCGAGGCCCTGCAAATAGAGATACTAGTTGCAGGGAGAGAATTATGA
- a CDS encoding site-2 protease family protein produces MPELSTIQQIAIWIIPVLLAITIHEASHAWVASLCGDRTAEQEGRLSFNPVRHIDLFGTIIVPLLVLTLSKFSFVFGWAKPVPIMPSRMRNPRRDLALVTLAGPLSNLVMAIFWAICFKLSFYLDPQRTSYALFLLLAARAGMIINLLLCFFNLLPIPPMDGSKVVMSLLSPRAAMKFQKIEPYGFFIVLLLLITGALSWILNPLMNYSLRLLVAVFHL; encoded by the coding sequence ATGCCAGAATTATCAACGATACAGCAAATTGCTATTTGGATTATTCCTGTTTTGCTGGCTATAACCATTCATGAAGCATCACATGCCTGGGTTGCTTCATTATGCGGCGATCGAACTGCTGAGCAGGAAGGACGGCTGAGTTTTAATCCCGTAAGACATATCGATCTGTTTGGAACTATTATTGTTCCTCTGCTGGTATTAACTTTAAGCAAATTCAGTTTTGTTTTTGGCTGGGCAAAACCTGTGCCTATCATGCCCTCTCGTATGCGCAATCCGCGTCGTGATCTCGCTTTAGTCACTTTGGCCGGTCCCTTGTCTAATCTGGTCATGGCAATATTCTGGGCCATTTGTTTTAAACTTTCGTTCTATCTGGATCCCCAGCGCACTAGCTATGCCCTCTTTCTTTTATTGGCTGCAAGGGCCGGGATGATCATAAACCTGCTGCTCTGTTTTTTTAATCTGCTTCCTATTCCCCCGATGGATGGAAGTAAAGTGGTAATGAGCCTGTTATCACCACGAGCCGCAATGAAATTTCAAAAAATTGAGCCATATGGCTTTTTTATTGTGCTTTTGTTGCTAATCACCGGCGCTCTGAGCTGGATTCTCAATCCACTTATGAATTATTCTCTTCGTCTGCTGGTCGCCGTGTTTCATTTATGA
- a CDS encoding ArnT family glycosyltransferase → MRKLVIWSGLVILSLIFFASGISQLPVIDRDEAHFAQASRQMLQSGNFFQIRFQDRTRFQKPPGINWLQAGSVKLFSEPDSNQIWPYRIPSVLGALIAVLATFYFGSRLLNERSGLIAALLLSSCLLLVVEAHMGVIDAALLATVVLMQGALWMVYQGSANNTGIHWVWPLCFWLAMAAGLVLKGVTPLVGFLSIATLCLIDKNIRWLRNLWPFTGLLLLLFLTLIWVILVNEAEHSNYLMQMIHKDLLPKLKGGHESHGKPPLFHLAILPLTFWPASLFLWPTAVYAFRHRNEKAVRFLLSWVIPSWIFFEIMPTKLPQYILPVFPALALLAAMAIDSLINMTKTGEARASANSWLKLLQSLWGILSIGLVIFLAVISYVFLNHNSWPAVSILFCGITFAVVTVYFIFRRAYYQSIASLLIMASVVYFLSFNRILPDLEPLWITPKISELALKHAVNSDNPLIAVGFDEPSLVFNLNTNWIKFGDTADAISSLEKNPRQVLLVDDKTFARWNIAFDSFGVIARLRGFNYSKGRWLNLFIIGPKNKESNDVSV, encoded by the coding sequence TTGCGCAAATTAGTGATTTGGTCAGGGCTTGTTATTCTGTCCCTGATCTTTTTTGCCTCAGGCATTAGCCAGTTGCCGGTGATTGACAGGGATGAAGCGCATTTTGCACAAGCAAGTCGCCAAATGCTGCAATCAGGTAATTTTTTTCAAATCCGCTTTCAGGATAGAACACGCTTCCAGAAACCGCCCGGAATTAACTGGCTTCAGGCGGGCAGTGTAAAATTATTCAGTGAACCTGATTCAAACCAGATTTGGCCTTACCGGATCCCTTCTGTTTTAGGGGCATTAATTGCTGTATTGGCCACTTTTTATTTTGGTTCACGGCTGTTGAATGAACGCTCGGGATTAATTGCGGCGCTATTGCTGTCCTCCTGCCTCTTACTTGTGGTTGAGGCGCATATGGGGGTAATTGATGCCGCTCTTCTTGCCACTGTGGTGTTAATGCAGGGTGCCTTGTGGATGGTTTATCAGGGAAGCGCTAATAATACTGGAATTCACTGGGTTTGGCCTTTATGTTTCTGGCTGGCAATGGCTGCGGGACTGGTGTTAAAAGGGGTTACGCCTTTAGTAGGTTTTCTGTCCATAGCTACCCTTTGTCTAATCGATAAAAATATTCGCTGGTTACGCAATCTATGGCCGTTTACAGGCTTATTGCTCCTCCTTTTCCTAACTCTAATCTGGGTAATTCTGGTCAATGAGGCTGAGCACAGTAACTATTTAATGCAAATGATTCATAAGGACTTATTACCCAAACTAAAGGGCGGGCATGAGTCACACGGAAAGCCTCCACTTTTTCATTTAGCTATTTTGCCATTAACCTTTTGGCCCGCATCACTCTTTTTATGGCCCACTGCAGTTTATGCATTCAGACATCGAAATGAAAAGGCAGTGAGATTTCTTTTGAGCTGGGTTATTCCGAGCTGGATTTTTTTTGAAATCATGCCCACCAAGTTGCCCCAGTATATTCTTCCTGTTTTTCCGGCTTTGGCGCTATTGGCCGCAATGGCGATTGATTCTTTAATCAATATGACAAAAACTGGAGAGGCGAGGGCTTCAGCTAATAGTTGGCTGAAGCTCTTGCAAAGCCTTTGGGGGATATTATCCATTGGACTTGTGATATTTCTAGCTGTTATATCCTATGTCTTTTTAAACCACAACAGCTGGCCCGCTGTTTCAATACTATTTTGCGGAATAACATTCGCAGTGGTAACCGTTTATTTCATATTCAGGCGAGCTTATTATCAATCCATCGCTTCGCTGCTGATTATGGCAAGTGTGGTATATTTTCTAAGCTTTAATCGAATTTTGCCGGATCTCGAGCCGCTTTGGATTACGCCTAAAATCTCTGAGCTGGCTTTAAAGCATGCGGTTAACTCCGATAATCCTTTAATTGCAGTAGGTTTTGATGAGCCCAGCCTTGTTTTCAATCTGAATACCAACTGGATAAAATTTGGAGATACTGCCGATGCGATTTCCTCTTTAGAAAAAAATCCAAGACAGGTGCTCCTGGTTGATGACAAAACATTTGCTCGCTGGAATATCGCTTTTGATTCTTTTGGCGTTATTGCAAGACTGCGTGGTTTTAACTATAGTAAAGGCCGATGGCTCAATCTTTTTATCATCGGGCCTAAAAATAAAGAGAGTAATGATGTCTCCGTGTAA